From Acinonyx jubatus isolate Ajub_Pintada_27869175 chromosome E2, VMU_Ajub_asm_v1.0, whole genome shotgun sequence:
GACTGGAGCCCAGCCCCACGAGCAGACTGGGCATGGTCACGGACACATAGCACATCTCCAGGCAGCTCAGGTTGCccaggaagaaatacatgggcTTGTGGAGCTCGATGTGACTGCAGATGAGGTAGATGATGAGCATGTTCTCCAGGAGGGTCAGCAGGTAGAGGGCCAGGAAGATGGCAAACAGGACAATCCTTATGCCCAGCCTTGTGGATAAACCCAACAAGACAAACTCCTGGACTCTGGTCACGTTGCCCAACTCCAGGGGCCTCTCCATCTAAGTGCAAAAGAAGCAGGTTAGAGGAGACTGTGATCCACGCAGGAGTAAAACGGCAAAGAGGAAGAGCATCAGGGGTCCTGAGAGCCAATGTAAGTGCTGTGGGTTGACTGTTGTCAGGAGGACTGGTGAGGTGGGATGTCGCAAAACCGGAAATGGAAAACCTCCACATGTACTTAGTAAATCTGTGACCTTCGGCAATTCAACCCTTATAAGCCTcaggtatatttttttaaaaaattaatgtttatttttgagagagaaagacagctagAGTGGgggaaaggcggggggggggtggagacatagaatctgaaactgagcctcagttatcttgtctgtaaaatggaggtaaaagctatgattgtttttttcttttcttttgatgacTTTAAGTGGTCTGgtctttgtctttccttccttccttccttccttccttccttccttccttccttccttccttcctcccccttccttcctttctctctctctctctctctctctctctccctccctccctccctccctccctctcctttttctcattcttgaaaagtttctcaggatgcaaGGGGTTGTCTCCaatcttttaaataaaggaaGATTCACAATCCCTTTATTCTGAAAGCATACCTCTTTTAATAGGTTGAACTTCTGGAGGAAATTTGTCACAGCTAATTAGAGAAAAGTGCCATCAATAATGGTTTTTCTAAGAAAGACCAATGaataatttcctttctgaatatttctaaaaatgactCCTAGAAAGAGaacacatccttttttttttaaggaaaaaaaactatatgTGTTAACACCACATATGTGCCCCTACACTGTGCTGCATGTTTTAAACACATGGAGATCAATTAATTTTCACGACCCTACAAAAATAGcatgattttatccattcatacacGACTGTACTGAGGCTCATAAGCAGTAAGTAACTTGTCCAGAGAACAGAGTTCTAGAAGTAGGGGTCCttatggggcatctgggcggctcagtcggttaagtgtctggctcttggtttcagcttaggtcatgatcttgtggtttcatgagttcgagctgcacttcaggctctgtgatgacagtgtggagcctgcttgggattctctctctctccctctctgtctctgctcctccctcacttgcgctgtctctgtctcactcaaaataaataaataagcttttaaaaatacaaaaaaaaaaaaaaaagaagaagaagaagaagcaggggTCCTTTGCCTCTGTTGCTGACTCTGAGGATCCAGTATGATTTTTAGGTCACTGGCATGCATAAAATATGCTATTTGGACTTATTTCTGACTTGCTATTTATCGTATGTATCAAACAGCAACTATATGAGTGTATACTATGTACAAGGGGCCTGAAATCAAACAGCGAACAAAACCAGTGGCCGTAAGCTTTCACAATTTATATTCTTGCTAGTGAGGAATAGAGAAAGCAAACAAGAAGACAAATATAGGGATAAATTTTAGCTAAgaagaaagccaagaaagaaGATGGCCAGTAATGTCTGGAGGAACAGGCTGAACActgagctagagagagagagcacttgaaACAGAATAGGAATAAGCACGTGCAAAACCTTAAGTTGGGAAGGCGTTTAGCATTGCTGAGGAAAACGAGATCCAGAGTGGCCCAGGAGTGCAGAACTGAGGAGGAAGAAAGTCATTTTCTGCCCACAATACCCCATCTCTACCCCGATGCACTCTAAATCTCTCGTGGTGTGCTAGTCTCTGAGTTAAACATcccaatgaaaaaaattatgtgtcaGAGATAAACAGAGTAACAGGGTGGGGTGAGGCTTGggaacatacacatatatatacaaacttGATTTATCACATAACTTGTATTGAGGATAATCAGGAAGAAGATAGGTCTTTCTATTAATGGTTTTTGGGTAAATTATTtgtgtagaaaaataaaaggaaattgaaacCATACATCATACCACATGCAGAGAAAATCGATTTCAGGCGAATGAAAACCAAAAGGTGAAGTGCgaatttctgaaattttagaaaacaaaataaaagtatatctTTGTGGCCTTGGTGGCAGAGAAAACtataagaatataagaaaagaattcaaaactTGCctgctttaaaatgtaaaaatcaaaaaataaataaataaaattaaaaatctgggACACCCGGATGGCTTAGTCAgaagaatgtgtgactcttgatctcggggtcgtgagtttgagccccgcattgggtgtagagattacttagataagtaaacttgaaaaaaatgtaaagtgtaaCTATCAAAAGAAAAGCTGatcaccaaaaaaaattaaaaatcacaaactggaaaaatattcctGCAATACGTATGGGTGACAAGGAATCCCTATGTAGGATATACAAAGGAATTGGACAGTTAATATGCAAAATAGGTTTTTCCAcagaaatttggggaaaaggCCTGAATGTATATCtcatgaaaaaataattcatcacTGAAAACATGGAAATATGCTAATCTCATTAgtaacaaaggaaatgaaaattaatacccaaattagataccacttcacatccgtGGAATTGGCACAAATATAAACTTCTGAAAATATTAAGTTTAATAATGCTAACTTTCACACATGGTCGCTGACAGTCTGAATTGGCATGATCACttcagaaaacaatttggcattatGTAGTAAATTTTAAGGTATGACCATGCCCCAGAAATTCTGTGTCCAAGCATATATCCAGAGTAACTAATGTTCACAGCTGCACcgttttactagaaaaaaaaaaaactgtaaacatCCCCAGTGTTTAGTGGTAGAATTGATAACTAAATTATGATTTCCTTATACAATGCAATACTATTCTATAAAGAAATGAGTGAATCAGAGCCACATCTAATGTTATGAATAAATCAATTTCAGAAACGTTATATTGAACAAAGAAAGAGAGTTACATGAGTGTGCagttataattccatttacataaaagcCAAACTGtgcaaaaaaatgttaagaaacatATTGTTTAGGGATACAAAGTCATGTGGCAGATAAAATAGGAGAAAAGTGAGCCCCAAATTCAAGAAACATACTTCCTAGCAGTGAGGAGTGGTGTAGGAAGGGCACACAGGGGCTTCAAagatcattttcttaaaatggctAGTAAGTACAAGGGAGTCATtgcacctttattttattttttctatttttattttaattccagtatagttaacatatagtgatatattagtttcaagtgtacaatatagtgatttgtgtcagcagcccaagtgtccatcaactgacaaatggataaaggagaggtGGTGTATGTGTACGtaacgtatatatgtatgtgtgtgtatacatatacacataatggaatattattcagccataaaaaagaatgaaatcttgtcatttgcaatgacatggatagagctagagagtataatgctgtgtgaaataagtcacagaaatgcacaaaaacaaatgcatcattatttttatacctaTTTCTGGGTTGCATTTTTTGTATCCActcattatttatataaaagccatttgttttattttttaagtttatttacttatcattttgagagagagagcataagcaaggaagaggcaaagagagacggagagagagagagagagagagagagagagagagaatcctaagcaggctctgcaccataagcacagagcccaatatggggcttgaactcacaaactataagattacaacttgagccaaagtcagatgcttaaccactgagcaacccaagtgcccctataaaAGCTACTGATAAAAACAGTTTCTATGtgtgttaaaatatatgtatttacacacaaaaaaactcaagtttatgtatgttaattttaaaagtaattttcttgcTCCCACAGCGCTCCCTGAGGTAACAATTGGTATCGGTGTCTGAAGGTTCTTTCAGAAATATTGATGGCACATTCTTGCACTTAATGTAGGGGTCCACcctctctccctttaaaaaatgacaaaaatttcaCATGAAGTGTGAGTACTAAGATTTCTTTGAATACAAATATTATGTTCTTTCTCCAATTCTTTAATGCCTTCTCCCTCAATTTCAGCAAAATTTCCCCACTGACCATGCTTAATTCCTAACATGTCCAAATTAAGGAAAAAGGATCATTCCCTCCAAAACTGTTGGTTTAGGCAAAGATAGACGAGGTCATTAAGATACTCCCCTTCAAGTAACAGATAAAAACACCTTGaataatatgaatgaaataaattattggtGGTCATTGTTGATGCTATTTTATGATTATGGGGACACAGTTTGGCACAGGAAGGTAGATATGTTTTGGTGAAAACTTCCCTCTTGGTATTTTGGCACAAGCCCTCATTTTTCAGACAAGCACAATGAGGCTCAAAGTTGGTACTTCAAGTTATTTTCAGGCCAACTTCTGTCTAGGGTGGATGTTCTTAGCTCTGAATGGGGTCACCTGGCCTGTTGGGCTGTTCTTGGCCGGGAGTAAGAGCTGAGCCCATTAGAGGTGCTCTCTCTGGTGCTAAAAACGAGTGTCTGTTGCAGTCTCTTGCCATGGGCTTCCTTCCTGTCTATGCTCTGCCTTACCTCTGTcctgctttttccttcctctccttttttttttttaatttttaaacgtttatttactattaagagacagagagacacagagcatgagcaggggaggggtagagagagagggagacacagaatctgaagcaggctccaggctctgagctgtcagcacagagcctgacgtggggctagaactcacaaaccacgagatcatgagccgaagtcagtcgcctaaccactgaaccacccaggcgccctgccctcctctccttctAGCTGCTCCTGTTCTTAACTTCTTCCTGAAGACTTCTTCAGGTTATCTTGCCCTTCTGATAACTTTAGATGCTCTGGAATGTCCTTGATTAACCTGCTGAATAACTCACAAATGCACCTAAAAAGGTACTGGGCTCTCTGGGGATGGTTGCACAAACATTTTGCACCTGAATTGCACCAAGAGCCTGAGATATAGTCAAGGTTGACATGATTTTTGCCCCTGCAGAGGTTATGATGAGCAGTGAGCAAAATTCCTAATCTCTCTAAACCTGAGCTAACTACTACTGAAGATGGTAACAATAGGTCCACGAGGAATAAAAAAGATACTAGCTAAGATGGCTTTCATTTATTGCCTGCTTTCTGTGTCCGGGCAATCTAGATGCAGTAAAATACAGTGCAGCTGGCTTCATACATTTTTACTATTGCCCCAAATAAGGAATATACTCACGTTGTTACCCAATCACAATGGTGCGCACATACACCACATAtagaaataaagcagaaatcTCTCAAAGAAATACTTACCTTTAATCTGTGTGATTCCCTTTCATATTTTCTCTAATGTTCTAGCCATgtgattttttaagattttttaatgtttatttttgagaaaaagagagacagagtgtgagcggggtaggggcagagagagagggagacacagaatctgaagcaggctccaggctccgagctgtcagcacagagcccgacgcggggctccaacgcacaagctgtgagatcatgacctgagctgaagtcggatgcccaaccgactgagccacctaggtgcccctccaggtgatttttaaaaagattttattttttaagtatctctacacccaacatggggctcaaactcacaaccccgagatcaagagttgcacactccactgactgagtcatccaggagcccctatgcCATGTGATCTTTAACGTTAGTActgacttaggggcgcctgggtggctcagtcacttgagtgaccgacttcggctcaggtcacgatctcacggtttgtgagtttgctccacagtgggctctgtgctgacagctcggaacctggaccctgcttcagattctgtctccctctctctctgcccttcccccactcatgctcggtctctgtctcagaaataaacatttaatattagTACTGACTTAATACAACTACTTTATAACCCTCAGtttaaaatatactgtaattcacggggcatctgggtggctcagtcggttaagtgtctgacttcggctcaggtcatgcataatctcgtggttcgtgagttcgagccccatgtcaggctctgtgctgatacctcggaacctggagcctgcttcagattctgtgtctccctctctgcccctcccctgctcatgctctgtctctctctcaaaaataaatagacattaaaaaaattaaaatatatttccattaagGTTAAGAGAAGGGCTTTGGAATAGACAGACACTGGTTCTAATCCAGGCTCTGCCTCTGACTCAGACAAGGGCTCTGACTTTCTGACCTTTGTGTTGCCTCCAATAGGGACATAACAGCACTGACTTTCTCACATTGTCATGGGAATTAGACCTCAGATAGTCTCCATGGCACCCAGGTAGTGTCTGGCACCCCACAGGTGACTTATAGGAGGGAGAACTTTTCTGGTCTTCTcttcccccccagccccctcgcCAAATCAAgtaatcttgttttcttacctcTCAGCTAAGGTGACACGggtcctgctttttcttttctcaaggagACTCTGGGGGCCACAAATATTCAGCTTCTGCCCCTGGACATAAGTGAAGATGCCAGTGATGTGAAGTGTTGGCCAGGAATGTTTGGAAGAAGCTGCCTTTGTCCTGAGCAGTGAGTTCACCCACCTCTCTTCGTTTGGCGCCTCTGTTCTCTCAGCTGCCAATGGTACTCTGTGCTTGCAGCCGGCTGCAAGAGAAGGGCCAGTTTAAATCCGAGAGATGGGCCTTAGGGGGCTGTCCTAATCTCTGTGGGTTTAGAGGGGAAAATGAAGCGAAAGCTTTACATCAGTTGTAGTGAGGCATGGGAAGGAGAGTTCCAAGTCTGTTCTCACACAGTTTGGAGCTCGTAATAGATGCAAGGATTTATGCTGGATACTGGGATTGCAAAAGCGGAATGAGACGTAATTCCTGCTCTCAGGTTGAAACAGACGTTTATACACATTATAGTAGGAGATGAGCAAACTGTGGGTGTTTGGACCAGGGGAACCTGGGGTTTGGAAATACATGCAGGAGAGAGGTCTGAGCTCAGTCTCTCTGAAGTGTTACAAGATCATGTCTCCTTGAAACAAGACAAGAAATAGATGGAACATTCTTCCAGCTcatatggaaaattaaaatatcctttCCCCACTTCCTGCTGGATATTTTAGCTGCCTGAGTTAACATTTAATGTTGAGAATTCTATGCATGAAGCAcatcttttcctctctgtgctgTGGATTACCCACTAAATAGGTCTCTCTGTTCCTGGGATGCCTGATGCAAATTTGGAGGGAGGACAatcaaattgcatttttttcttttctcctcttgtgTGATCAGCTTACatagatagatttatttatttatttttaaaggtttatttatttttgagagagagagcaggggaggggggggagagagagagagagagagagagagagagagagagagagagagagaatccaaagcagagagcagagagtttgatacagggcttgaacccagaaattatgagatcatgacctgagctgaagtcactcaactggctgagccacccaggtgcccctagatttgtttttaaattatttattttaagtaatatctacacccaaagtggggcttgagctcatgaccctgagatcaagagtcacatgctcctctgactgaaccagccaggtgcctccataGATAGATTTAAAAGGAAtgtgcccaggggcgcctgggtgactcagtcggttaagcatctgacttcagctcaggtcatgatctcacagtccatgagttcgagccccacatcaggcgctgtgctgacagctcagagcctggagcctgctttggattcagtgtctccttctctctctgccccacccctgctcattctctgtctcaaaaataaacaaaaatattttaaaaatttaaaaggaatgtGCCCATAATTATAACGTAGCATTCTCTCAGGAACAGTAAAGACTTTAGTCTATAAAATGCTTCAGTCAACAAGCAATACAAGATATTTTTGAGCTAATGACTGACCCATATTCTCTCTAGgatgttctctgttcctcccatctttaaaaaaaactttttaatgtttattttttagagagagagagacagagcacgagcaggggcagggcagagagagagggagacacaatccaaagtgggctccaggctctgagctgtcagcacagagcgtgatgaggggcttaaactcagggactgcgagatcatgacctgagcccaagtcggaggcttaaccgactgagtcccccaggtgccctgctcctCCCATCTTTTAAGGGAACGAAGGCTAAAATACTTTAACGTACTCTTGCTTTAAGTACTTAAGTACTTTAAGTACTTTCCTAGCTTTATCctatacacacaaatacaacaGTGAACTTTGCACATCTATGCcaatgtctgtctttctgtccttcccctctgAATGAAATCTAACTCATCTCTCAAGCTCATTTTCACCTCCTTAGAGTAGGTGTTAcccacttttcctttttcagacACCAGGAATTAACGCTTTTTTCCCTCTTGACGAAGAAGTGTGTTGAAGATGGCATGCTCCCCAGCAGGTATCTAGGAACTGGATTGAATGTCTGGGCTTTAAACCAAATTTGGAGCTTGAGAATCTGAATTGAAATTCTTGATCTATCATTCAAAGGTTGTGTGACTTTGACCTCCCTgagcttctgtgtctccatctataaaatggtgactGTGATACTCACCAGAAAGAGTTCTCATGAATATTAAATTAATCAATGCACATAAGGTGCCTATTACAATTCCTAGTATGTATTAGGAGCTCAGTAGGTGGTAGCTTTTGCTATCATTGATACACATGGCCTCCACAGTAAAAAACCTGAAACATTGCTGACACAAAGTTTAAAGGTTAAAAGTGCTAAATATGGAGCAACCTAAGAGTCCACTGGTAGAGGAAAGGGTAAGGGTATGTATGTGATACATGCACACAATTGAATGTTatgcaaacataaaaaagatgagaatgtgggggagaggagccaacatggtggaacagcatggaacttttctttgcatctctcatcccttaaatacagccagatcaacactaaaccatcctgcacacctagaaaactgatttgaggattaatacaccaatctgcacaacctgaaccacagaattcagcaggtatgcagcgctgagaggtgaagtgggggagagacattTGGAGAGTGCAGGGAGCTGTTtgtgcttgtggagagaggacagagatgggggcagaggtggagCGTATGGAAAGCATCCCCCTTACCCAAAGCagttggagagaaaagaaaatgtatgcaagggactgaacaaaaaagggagaaaggagaaggagagggtttaaattacattaaactctgtaaacagggggagcacagagtccaacactcCGCAGCTGCATACCTGGTGGAGCTCTGATGGGAGGGGCGAATCCCCGGGAGCAGAAACTGAGGTCCTCAGGCCACAAaggaggcggttcccctgctgggaggactcCCCACGGGCAAACGTCCCAGCGGatcctggagaacaaccacattcgctggtgctgggacAAGGCCGTTGGCGGGTGAAGCCTGGCGCCAGATGTGAGTTGTGATTTTCCAGAATCCCTGAAACGCCGCTGCTACACGCccgcgtgaactttttctggggcgggctggcacccagccgcagtctctgggcgttggcagcagcacagtctcGAGAATGTTCCTGGGGGTGGCCGGCACCAGCCagtgctcggtgagaccctcccgcagaagGTCTGAGTGGaacaaagccacagtccctcagaagtgaggggttgggaaacacagctgcttctgagataaaactcaggagggaggtgctgcctggcagtcTGACGGCTTGGTCACGGACATTGTGGAAGCGGGGGGTGGACGGAAGCTGGACACAGAGGATGAGTGCACGATTGCTGGTCAGAGAGAACAGAACTCTGATACTACTGACCACacagctgggtgatgccatttt
This genomic window contains:
- the LOC113593370 gene encoding uncharacterized protein LOC113593370 encodes the protein MASPSCVVSSIRVLFSLTSNRALILCVQLPSTPRFHNVRDQAVRLPGSTSLLSFISEAAVFPNPSLLRDCGFVPLRPSAGGSHRALAGAGHPQEHSRDCAAANAQRLRLGASPPQKKFTRACSSGVSGILENHNSHLAPGFTRQRPCPSTSECGCSPGSAGTFARGESSQQGNRLLCGLRTSVSAPGDSPLPSELHQPAASTEYHWQLREQRRQTKRGG